In the Rubrivivax gelatinosus IL144 genome, GGCATCCGCGAGAACCCGGACGACCCGGAAAGCGCGATCGACACCGAGCTGGCGCTGGCCGACGCGCGCCGCCTGCTCGCCGCCTGGCCGGCGCCGGCCAAGCCCACCGACCCGGCCTTCTACCTGCAGTACTGCGTGAAGGCCTGCGAACACGGCGTCGAGCGCTCGCACATCCTGCCTTTCGCCGCCGACGGCTCGCTGCTGCTGGAGGTGTTCACGCACGACGGCATCGGCACGATGGTCGTCGACGAGAAGCTGGAAAGCCTGCGCGAGGCCACGCCCGACGACGTCGGCGGCATCCTGCAGCTGATCGAACCCTTCGAACGCGACGGCACCCTGGTGCGCCGCGAGCGCACCGAGATCGAACGCGACGTCTCGGCCTACACGGTCATCGAGCACGACGGCATCATCTTCGGCTGCGCGGCGCTCTACCCCTACCCCGAGGCGCGCACCGCCGAGATGGCGGCGCTGACCGTCTCGCCGCTGGCCCAGGGCCAGGGCGACGGCGAGCGCATCCTCAAGCACATCGAGCACCGCGCCAAGGCGATGGGGCTGGAGAGCGTGTTCGTGCTGACCACGCGCACGATGCACTGGTTCATCAAGCGCGGCTTCGCCCAGGTCGACCCCGACTGGCTGCCCGAGGCGCGCAAGCGCAAGTACAACTGGGACCGGCGCTCGCAAGTGCTGGTCAAGCGACTGTTCTGAACAACTGGAGACCCCGATGGCCCGCATGGTGAACTGCGTCTACCTGAAGAAGGAAGCCGAAGGCCTGTCCTTCGCGCCCTACCCCGGCGAGCTCGGCAAGCGCATCTACGACAACGTCTCGAAGGAGGCCTTCGAGCAGTGGAAGCGCCACCAGACGATGCTCGTCAACGAGAACCGCCTGAACCTGGCCGACGCCCGCGCCCGCCAGTACCTCGCCCGCCAGATGGAGCAGTTCTTCTTCGGCGGCGGCGCCGACGCGCCGGCGGGCTTCGTTCCGCCGGCGGCCTGAGATCGTGATCGAGCCTGGGCCACAGGTGCGGGCCGCGACGTCGGGCGTATAACCCGACGAGATTTACGATAACGAAACTCATTCGCATTGCGAGCTAGACTCCAGGCTCTCTTTTGACCCCGGAGTCCCTCCAATGCAGCGTCCGTCGTTCGTCCGATTTGCCGCGCTCGCGCTGGCCGCCGTCGTCACCACGGCCGCGCAGGCGCAGGCCCCGGTGCTGAATCTCTATTCGGCCCGTCACTACCAGACCGACGAAGCGCTTTACGAGAATTTCACCAAGGCGACCGGCATCCGCATCAACCGCGTCGACGCCGACGATGCCGGCGTCGTGGCGCGGCTGCAAAGCGAAGGACAAAACAGCCCGGCCGACGTCGTGCTGCTCGTCGACGCGGCCCGCCTGTGGCGTGCCGAAACCCAGGGCCTGTTCCAGCCGGTGAAGAGCCGCGTGCTCGAGGAGCGGATTCCCGCCACCTTGCGCAGCGACGACGACGGCCAGGGCTCGCAATGGTTCGGGTTTTCCACCCGGGCCCGCGTCATCGTCTACGACAAGACCCGCGTCCAGCGCGCCGACGTCGACACCTATGAAAAACTCGGCGCTCCCGTGAACAAGGGTCGCGTCTGCACGCGGTCCGGCTCGCACCCCTACAACCTCTCGCTCTTCGGGGCGATGCTCGAACACCTCGGCCCGCAGAAGACGGAAGCCTGGCTGCGCGGCATCGTCGACAACATGGCCCGCCCGCCCAAGGGCGGCGACACCGACCAGATCAAGGCGGTGGCCAGCGGCGAATGCGCGGTGGCGCTGACCAACAGCTACTATCTGGCGCGCATGATGCGGTCGCAGAACCCGGCCGACCAGCAGGTCGTCGAGCGCATCGCGGTGGTCTTCCCCGACCAGGCGACGACCGGCACCCACGTCAATATCGCCGGCGGCGCCGTGGCGCGTTACGCGAAGAACCGCGAGGCCGCCGTGCGATTCCTCGAATACCTTGCAAGCGCCGACGCCCAGTCGTATTTTGCCAACGGCAACAACGAATGGCCGGCCGTTCCCGGGGTGAAGCCGCGCAATCCCGCGCTGGAGAGCTTCGGCAGCTTCAAGACGGAATCCGTGCCGGTATCCGCGATCGGCCGCAATCAGGTCAAGGTGCAACAGATGCTGGACCGCGTCGGTTACCGCTGATTTCTGTCTTTCGAGGTTTCTCCGGTCGCATCCGCGGCCCGCGATGGTATATTTCGCGGCACCCGAAGGATTCGACAGGAGATACCTAGATGGCTACGTTGTCCGAATTGCTCGCACAGAAGGCTGCACTCGAAAAGCAGATCATCGAGAC is a window encoding:
- the argA gene encoding amino-acid N-acetyltransferase; this translates as MSVVFPHTFVPWFRAVAPYLHAYRGKTFVVAVTGEMIAAGKLNAFVQDLSILHAMGLKIVLVHGFRPQVNEQLAAKGHVSRFSHGRRITDPVALDAAQEAAGQLRFEIEAAFSQGLPNTPMANATVRVVSGNFLTARPVGIVDGVDFQSSGLVRRVDHGAIRRAIDIGALVLLSPFGFSPTGEAFNLTMEDVATSTAIALQADKLVFMTEVPGIRENPDDPESAIDTELALADARRLLAAWPAPAKPTDPAFYLQYCVKACEHGVERSHILPFAADGSLLLEVFTHDGIGTMVVDEKLESLREATPDDVGGILQLIEPFERDGTLVRRERTEIERDVSAYTVIEHDGIIFGCAALYPYPEARTAEMAALTVSPLAQGQGDGERILKHIEHRAKAMGLESVFVLTTRTMHWFIKRGFAQVDPDWLPEARKRKYNWDRRSQVLVKRLF
- a CDS encoding oxidative damage protection protein; protein product: MARMVNCVYLKKEAEGLSFAPYPGELGKRIYDNVSKEAFEQWKRHQTMLVNENRLNLADARARQYLARQMEQFFFGGGADAPAGFVPPAA
- a CDS encoding Fe(3+) ABC transporter substrate-binding protein; the protein is MQRPSFVRFAALALAAVVTTAAQAQAPVLNLYSARHYQTDEALYENFTKATGIRINRVDADDAGVVARLQSEGQNSPADVVLLVDAARLWRAETQGLFQPVKSRVLEERIPATLRSDDDGQGSQWFGFSTRARVIVYDKTRVQRADVDTYEKLGAPVNKGRVCTRSGSHPYNLSLFGAMLEHLGPQKTEAWLRGIVDNMARPPKGGDTDQIKAVASGECAVALTNSYYLARMMRSQNPADQQVVERIAVVFPDQATTGTHVNIAGGAVARYAKNREAAVRFLEYLASADAQSYFANGNNEWPAVPGVKPRNPALESFGSFKTESVPVSAIGRNQVKVQQMLDRVGYR